A DNA window from Pyrus communis chromosome 3, drPyrComm1.1, whole genome shotgun sequence contains the following coding sequences:
- the LOC137729740 gene encoding endoglucanase 24-like, with amino-acid sequence MKKTVSFLHFLVSVFTLVALFELPSFASSSHDYQEALSKAILFFEGQRSGVLPQDQRQSWRANSGLSDGWTYNTDLTGGYYDAGDNVKFGFPMAFTTTMLAWSVIEFGDSMPPNELRNALVAIRWATDYLLKTVSQPNRIFVQVGDPIIDHNCWQRPEDMDTARTVYAVDSPNPASEVAGETAAALAASSVAFRSSDPGYSDTLLRNAKKAFELADTHRGAYSDNSDIKDGVCPFYCDFDGYQDELLWGAAWLSRVTQDSGYLDYIQNNGKTLGADDNINEFGWDNKHAGLNVLVSKQVLEGNMYNLESYKASADSFMCTLIPDSTSSHIEYTPGGLIYKPGGSNLQHVTSITFLLLVYANYLSRTSQSLNCGNINVSPATLHQIAKKQVDYILGDNPMGLSYMVGYGDHFPQRIHHRGSSLPSIKDHPQAIACKEGSVYFNSSGPNPNVLVGALVGGPGEDDFYGDDRADFKKSEPTTYINAPFVGALAFFVANPNPN; translated from the exons ATGAAAAAAACCGTCtccttccttcattttcttgtttccGTTTTTACCCTAGTTGCCCTATTCGAGCTCCCAAGCTTTGCATCATCAAGCCATGACTACCAAGAGGCATTGTCCAAGGCCATACTATTCTTCGAGGGGCAGAGGTCGGGGGTCTTGCCTCAGGACCAGCGCCAATCATGGCGTGCCAACTCAGGACTCAGTGACGGGTGGACGTACAACACAGACTTGACCGGCGGCTATTATGACGCCGGTGATAATGTCAAGTTTGGTTTTCCGATGGCGTTCACGACGACAATGCTGGCTTGGAGTGTGATAGAGTTTGGAGATTCAATGCCTCCCAATGAGCTGAGGAACGCTCTCGTGGCAATCCGCTGGGCCACGGATTACTTGCTCAAGACTGTGTCTCAGCCTAACCGGATTTTTGTGCAG GTTGGTGACCCAATTATAGACCATAACTGTTGGCAAAGACCTGAAGACATGGACACGGCCAGGACTGTATATGCTGTGGATTCGCCCAATCCTGCTTCTGAAGTCGCAGGCGAGACGGCAGCAGCCCTAGCAGCTTCGTCGGTGGCATTCCGATCATCCGATCCCGGGTACTCGGACACATTGTTAAGAAATGCCAAGAAGGCCTTTGAGTTAGCTGATACTCACAGAGGTGCTTATAGTGATAATTCTGACATTAAAGATGGTGTCTGCCCATTTTATTGTGATTTTGATGGTTATCAA GACGAGTTGCTGTGGGGGGCAGCATGGTTGAGTAGGGTCACTCAAGATAGTGGTTACCTTGACTACATACAAAACAATGGCAAAACTCTTGGTGCCGATGACAACATAAACGAATTTGGTTGGGACAACAAGCATGCTGGCCTAAATGTTCTAGTCTCCAAG cAAGTCTTAGAAGGCAACATGTACAATCTCGAATCCTATAAAGCATCGGCAGATAGCTTCATGTGCACGTTAATTCCGGACTCAACATCCTCCCACATCGAGTACACTCCCGGCGGACTCATCTATAAGCCGGGAGGCAGCAATTTGCAGCACGTAACTTCCATCACATTCCTACTACTTGTTTACGCGAATTACCTTTCACGGACCTCGCAGTCCCTAAACTGCGGCAACATAAACGTCAGTCCAGCAACCCTACACCAAATCGCCAAGAAACAAGTTGATTACATTTTGGGTGATAATCCAATGGGATTGTCATACATGGTTGGCTATGGTGACCATTTTCCGCAACGTATTCACCACCGTGGCTCTTCGTTGCCATCAATCAAGGACCACCCCCAAGCCATTGCTTGCAAGGAAGGCTCAGTGTACTTCAATTCTTCAGGTCCTAACCCTAATGTTCTTGTGGGTGCCCTCGTGGGAGGACCTGGAGAAGATGACTTTTATGGGGATGATCGTGCAGACTTTAAGAAATCTGAGCCGACCACTTACATTAATGCACCATTTGTTGGTGCTTTGGCATTCTTTGTGGCTAATCCAAACCCTAATTAG
- the LOC137729797 gene encoding zinc finger protein GIS2-like, producing MSSDSRSRSRSRSRSPLDRKIRSDRFSYRDAPYRRDGGRRGFSRDNLCKNCKRPGHFARECPNVAICHNCGLPGHIASECTTKSLCWNCREPGHMASNCPNEGICHTCGKAGHRARDCTAPPMPPGDLRLCNNCYKQGHIAADCTNEKACNNCRKTGHLARDCPNEPICNLCNVSGHVARQCPRANALGERGGGGGGGGGGMGGRGGSYRDVVCRNCQQLGHMSRDCMGPLMICHNCGGRGHLAYECPSGRFMDRYPRRY from the exons ATGAGTTCAGACAGCAGGAGCCGGAGCAGGAGCAGGAGCAGGAGCCCTTTGGATCGGAAGATCCGTTCTGATCGCTTTTCCTACCGTGATGCACCTTACAGGAGAGATGGAGGACGTCGGGGTTTCAG cCGAGACAATCTGTGCAAGAACTGCAAACGGCCAGGTCATTTTGCTAGAGAATGCCCGAATGTTGCCATTTGTCACAATTGTGGTCTTCCTGG GCACATTGCTTCAGAGTGTACAACAAAGTCACTATGTTGGAATTGCCGGGAACCGGGTCACATGGCTAGTAACTGCCCAAATGAAGGCATTTGCCACACCTGTGGTAAGGCTGGACATCGCGCCAGAGACTGCACAGCTCCCCCAATGCCACCGGGGGACTTGAGGTTGTGCAACAACTGCTACAAGCAGGGTCATATTGCAGCTGACTGCACAAATGAGAAGGCATGTAACAACTGTAGGAAGACAGGTCACCTGGCACGTGATTGCCCGAATGAACCCATCTGCAACTTATGCAATGTATCTGGCCACGTGGCTAGACAGTGCCCTAGAGCCAATGCTTTGGGAGAGcgtggaggtggaggaggaggtggtggtggtggaatgGGTGGACGCGGAGGCAGTTACCGTGACGTTGTATGTAGGAACTGCCAGCAACTTGGCCATATGAGCAGGGATTGCATGGGCCCCTTGATGATATGTCACAACTGTGGGGGACGAGGGCACCTGGCATACGAGTGCCCTTCTGGAAGATTCATGGACCGCTACCCCAGGAGGTACTGA